The Henckelia pumila isolate YLH828 chromosome 2, ASM3356847v2, whole genome shotgun sequence genome includes a window with the following:
- the LOC140882441 gene encoding SEC12-like protein 2 → MGNGDKNDEESSKKYGVPLYGAAWAPLAAGDSDSTASSKVNGHVVLAGGGGEGRSGIPNALLVSAFDFDSNFLSDQPVAKLGTGSDLPYRIAVHPGGEGVICSLPKSCRWYEWEENTNEDKHSLSLKSSDKVLQQLEDVGQQLAMTFNHEGNLLAVGGEDGKLRIYKWPSMETTLDESSGHSSVKDLDFSPDGMFLVSVGSGPGRIWNATSSTSIASLPKENDEVFGFCRFSRGTDADQVLYVTAMRDKGGSIVKWNTSSWKRMGSRHVVRDPVSAFNVSPDGKLLAVGTIQGDILILSSTSMQVQTIVKKAHLGLVTALAFSQDSRALISASLDSSARVTLIKDKKKKGLNLWIILFVIVLAVAVYYYAKNKGHLL, encoded by the exons ATGGGAAACGGCGACAAAAACGACGAGGAATCGAGCAAGAAGTATGGCGTCCCACTCTACGGAGCCGCGTGGGCTCCACTCGCCGCCGGGGATTCGGATTCGACCGCTTCCTCCAAGGTGAATGGCCACGTCGTCCTTGCCGGAGGCGGTGGGGAAGGACGCAGCGGCATTCCTAACGCCCTCCTCGTGTCTGCCTTCGATTTTGATTCCAATTTTCTCTCTGATCAGCCG GTGGCAAAACTTGGAACTGGCAGTGATTTGCCATACAGGATTgctgttcatcctggaggtgaAGGTGTTATTTGTTCATTGCCTAAAAGTTGCAG GTGGTATGAATGGGAAGAAAACACAAACGAGGACAAGCATAGTTTGAGTCTAAAGTCATCTGACAAAGTTCTCCAGCAATTAGAAGATGTTGGACAACAATTGGCAATGACCTTTAACCATGAGGGAAATTTACTAGCTGTTGGTGGTGAG GATGGCAAGTTAAGGATTTATAAATGGCCAAGCATGGAAACTACCCTGGATGAGTCCAGTGGCCATTCTTCTGTGAAAGATTTAGATTTCAG CCCGGATGGGATGTTTCTTGTCTCTGTGGGAAGCGGCCCTGGAAGGATCTGGAATGCCACATCATCAACATCCATAGCTTCTCTGCCAAAGGAAAAT GATGAGGTTTTTGGCTTTTGTCGGTTCTCACGAGGTACTGATGCGGATCAGGTTCTGTATGTCACAGCAATGAGAG ATAAAGGTGGCAGTATTGTGAAGTGGAACACTTCTTCATGGAAAAGGATGGGTTCTAGACATGTTGTCCGGGATCCTGTTTCCGCTTTTAACGTGTCACCTGATGGAAAGCTCCTTGCAGT AGGAACAATACAAGGGGATATTTTGATTTTAAGTTCCACCAGTATGCAAGTGCAGACCATTGTCAAGAAAGCACATCTTGGCCTTGTAACTGCATTGGCGTTCTCACAAGATTCAAG GGCATTGATATCTGCATCTCTGGATTCAAGTGCAAGGGTGACATTAATTAAGgataaaaagaaaaaag GATTGAACTTGTGGATAATTCTGTTCGTCATTGTACTCGCTGTAGCTGTGTATTATTATGCTAAAAACAAAGGACATCTCCTTTGA